In Nomascus leucogenys isolate Asia unplaced genomic scaffold, Asia_NLE_v1 Super-Scaffold_544, whole genome shotgun sequence, one genomic interval encodes:
- the LOC115833677 gene encoding beta-defensin 107A-like has protein sequence MPGAMKIFFFIFAALILLAQIFQARTAIHRALICKRMEGHCEVECLTFEVKIGGCRAELAPFCCKNRKKH, from the exons ATGCCTGGagccatgaaaatatttttctttatttttgctgcTCTCATTCTTCTTGCTCAAATTTTCCAAG CCAGGACAGCAATTCACAGAGCACTAATTTGTAAGAGAATGGAAGGTCACTGTGAAGTTGAATGTCTTACCTTTGAAGTAAAGATTGGGGGCTGTAGAGCTGAATTAGCACCATTTTgctgcaaaaacagaaagaaacattaa